A stretch of Pseudochaenichthys georgianus chromosome 2, fPseGeo1.2, whole genome shotgun sequence DNA encodes these proteins:
- the LOC117457616 gene encoding abl interactor 2-like isoform X11 codes for MAELQMLLEEEIPAGRSALLDSFTNLERVAEYCESNYVQSPDKERALEETKNYTTQSLASVAYLINTLANNVLQMLDIQASQLRRMESSINHISQTVDIHKEKVARREIGILTTNKNTSRTHKIIAPANPERPVRYIRKPIDYSFLDDMGHGVKWLQRFKASAQNMKAGGTVLPRTNPPTQKPPSPPMSGKGTLGRHSPYRTLEPVRPPVVPNDYVSSPTRNMAPPLQSPARTASVNQRNRTYSSGSSGGSHPSSSRSSSRENSGSGSVVLPIAVPTPAPPNAFPGAPQFYSMNRPAQPPMPNSQVGGSLPFRRPSSVTGQPNMSQSQLNGGPHFAQTPGPLAPPPPSMQITPQLPLMGFVARVQETISDAPPPPPPAEDLVFEEPTPPPPPPEEYEDDEEEEEEEEEEDEESAVVEYSDPYAEEDPPWAPRTYDEKVVAIYDYARDKEDELSFQEGSIIYVIKKNDDGWYEGVMNGTTGLFPGNYVESIMHYAD; via the exons TCTCCAGACAAGGAGAGGGCGCTGGAGGAGACCAAGAACTACACCACCCAGTCCCTGGCCAGCGTGGCCTACCTGATCAACACGCTGGCCAACAATGTGCTGCAGATGCTGGACATCCAGGCCTCGCAGCTCCGACGCATGGAGTCCTCCATCAACCACATCTCACAG ACGGTGGACATCCACAAAGAGAAGGTGGCCCGGCGGGAGATCGGCATCCTCACCACCAACAAGAACACGTCCCGCACCCACAAGATCATCGCCCCCGCCAACCCCGAGAGGCCCGTACGCTACATACGCAAGCCCATCGACTACAGCTTCCTGGACGACATGGGCCATGGAGTCAAG TGGTTGCAAAGGTTTAAG GCCAGCGCTCAGAACATGAAGGCAGGAGGCACGGTCCTCCCTCGCACAAACCCCCCCACACAGAAGCCCCCCAGCCCGCCCATGTCGGGGAAAGGGACCCTCGG GCGCCACTCCCCCTATAGGACGCTCGAGCCGGTGCGTCCGCCCGTTGTCCCTAACGACTACGTCTCAAGCCCGACGCGCAACATGGCGCCCCCCCTGCAGAGCCCTGCACGCACTGCATCTGTTAATCAGAGGAACCGCACGTACAG CAGTGGGAGCAGTGGAGGCAGCCATCCCAGCAGCAGCCGCAGCAGCAGCCGGGAGAACAGTGGCAGCGGCAGCGTGGTCCTACCCATCGCCGTGCCAACCCCCGCCCCACCCAACGCATTCCCAG GTGCTCCTCAGTTCTACAGCATGAACCGCCCAGCACAGCCCCCCATGCCGAACTCTCAGGTGGGGGGCTCTCTGCCGTTCCGCCGCCCCTCCTCCGTCACCGGGCAGCCCAACATGTCCCAGAGCCAGCTCAACGGGGGGCCGCACTTCGCCCAGACCCCAG GCCCGCTCGCACCCCCTCCCCCTTCCATGCAGATCACCCCCCAGCTGCCTCTGATGGGCTTTGTGGCCCGAGTACAGGAGACCA TCTCAGACGCGCCGCCTCCACCTCCCCCCGCCGAGGATCTGGTGTTCGAGGAACCcaccccccctcctccaccgCCGGAAGAGTACGAAGacgacgaggaggaggaggaggaggaggaggaggaggatgaagagtcAGCGGTGGTGGAGTACAGCGACCCGTACGCTGAGGAGGACCCCCCATGGGCCCCCCGCACCTACGACGAGAAAG TGGTGGCCATCTACGACTACGCCCGGGACAAAGAGGACGAGCTGTCGTTCCAGGAGGGCTCCATCATCTACGTGATCAAGAAGAACGATGACGGCTGGTACGAGGGCGTGATGAACGGCACCACGGGCCTCTTCCCCGGAAACTACGTGGAGTCCATCATGCACTACGCCGACTGA
- the LOC117457616 gene encoding abl interactor 2-like isoform X8 has protein sequence MAELQMLLEEEIPAGRSALLDSFTNLERVAEYCESNYVQSPDKERALEETKNYTTQSLASVAYLINTLANNVLQMLDIQASQLRRMESSINHISQTVDIHKEKVARREIGILTTNKNTSRTHKIIAPANPERPVRYIRKPIDYSFLDDMGHGVKWLQRFKASAQNMKAGGTVLPRTNPPTQKPPSPPMSGKGTLGRHSPYRTLEPVRPPVVPNDYVSSPTRNMAPPLQSPARTASVNQRNRTYSSGSSGGSHPSSSRSSSRENSGSGSVVLPIAVPTPAPPNAFPGAPQFYSMNRPAQPPMPNSQVGGSLPFRRPSSVTGQPNMSQSQLNGGPHFAQTPGTADMCEQEETGPLAPPPPSMQITPQLPLMGFVARVQETISDAPPPPPPAEDLVFEEPTPPPPPPEEYEDDEEEEEEEEEEDEESAVVEYSDPYAEEDPPWAPRTYDEKVVAIYDYARDKEDELSFQEGSIIYVIKKNDDGWYEGVMNGTTGLFPGNYVESIMHYAD, from the exons TCTCCAGACAAGGAGAGGGCGCTGGAGGAGACCAAGAACTACACCACCCAGTCCCTGGCCAGCGTGGCCTACCTGATCAACACGCTGGCCAACAATGTGCTGCAGATGCTGGACATCCAGGCCTCGCAGCTCCGACGCATGGAGTCCTCCATCAACCACATCTCACAG ACGGTGGACATCCACAAAGAGAAGGTGGCCCGGCGGGAGATCGGCATCCTCACCACCAACAAGAACACGTCCCGCACCCACAAGATCATCGCCCCCGCCAACCCCGAGAGGCCCGTACGCTACATACGCAAGCCCATCGACTACAGCTTCCTGGACGACATGGGCCATGGAGTCAAG TGGTTGCAAAGGTTTAAG GCCAGCGCTCAGAACATGAAGGCAGGAGGCACGGTCCTCCCTCGCACAAACCCCCCCACACAGAAGCCCCCCAGCCCGCCCATGTCGGGGAAAGGGACCCTCGG GCGCCACTCCCCCTATAGGACGCTCGAGCCGGTGCGTCCGCCCGTTGTCCCTAACGACTACGTCTCAAGCCCGACGCGCAACATGGCGCCCCCCCTGCAGAGCCCTGCACGCACTGCATCTGTTAATCAGAGGAACCGCACGTACAG CAGTGGGAGCAGTGGAGGCAGCCATCCCAGCAGCAGCCGCAGCAGCAGCCGGGAGAACAGTGGCAGCGGCAGCGTGGTCCTACCCATCGCCGTGCCAACCCCCGCCCCACCCAACGCATTCCCAG GTGCTCCTCAGTTCTACAGCATGAACCGCCCAGCACAGCCCCCCATGCCGAACTCTCAGGTGGGGGGCTCTCTGCCGTTCCGCCGCCCCTCCTCCGTCACCGGGCAGCCCAACATGTCCCAGAGCCAGCTCAACGGGGGGCCGCACTTCGCCCAGACCCCAGGTACCGCTGACATGTGTGAGCAAGAAGAGACGG GCCCGCTCGCACCCCCTCCCCCTTCCATGCAGATCACCCCCCAGCTGCCTCTGATGGGCTTTGTGGCCCGAGTACAGGAGACCA TCTCAGACGCGCCGCCTCCACCTCCCCCCGCCGAGGATCTGGTGTTCGAGGAACCcaccccccctcctccaccgCCGGAAGAGTACGAAGacgacgaggaggaggaggaggaggaggaggaggaggatgaagagtcAGCGGTGGTGGAGTACAGCGACCCGTACGCTGAGGAGGACCCCCCATGGGCCCCCCGCACCTACGACGAGAAAG TGGTGGCCATCTACGACTACGCCCGGGACAAAGAGGACGAGCTGTCGTTCCAGGAGGGCTCCATCATCTACGTGATCAAGAAGAACGATGACGGCTGGTACGAGGGCGTGATGAACGGCACCACGGGCCTCTTCCCCGGAAACTACGTGGAGTCCATCATGCACTACGCCGACTGA
- the LOC117457616 gene encoding abl interactor 2-like isoform X18 translates to MAELQMLLEEEIPAGRSALLDSFTNLERVAEYCESNYVQSPDKERALEETKNYTTQSLASVAYLINTLANNVLQMLDIQASQLRRMESSINHISQTVDIHKEKVARREIGILTTNKNTSRTHKIIAPANPERPVRYIRKPIDYSFLDDMGHGVKASAQNMKAGGTVLPRTNPPTQKPPSPPMSGKGTLGSGSSGGSHPSSSRSSSRENSGSGSVVLPIAVPTPAPPNAFPGAPQFYSMNRPAQPPMPNSQVGGSLPFRRPSSVTGQPNMSQSQLNGGPHFAQTPGPLAPPPPSMQITPQLPLMGFVARVQETISDAPPPPPPAEDLVFEEPTPPPPPPEEYEDDEEEEEEEEEEDEESAVVEYSDPYAEEDPPWAPRTYDEKVVAIYDYARDKEDELSFQEGSIIYVIKKNDDGWYEGVMNGTTGLFPGNYVESIMHYAD, encoded by the exons TCTCCAGACAAGGAGAGGGCGCTGGAGGAGACCAAGAACTACACCACCCAGTCCCTGGCCAGCGTGGCCTACCTGATCAACACGCTGGCCAACAATGTGCTGCAGATGCTGGACATCCAGGCCTCGCAGCTCCGACGCATGGAGTCCTCCATCAACCACATCTCACAG ACGGTGGACATCCACAAAGAGAAGGTGGCCCGGCGGGAGATCGGCATCCTCACCACCAACAAGAACACGTCCCGCACCCACAAGATCATCGCCCCCGCCAACCCCGAGAGGCCCGTACGCTACATACGCAAGCCCATCGACTACAGCTTCCTGGACGACATGGGCCATGGAGTCAAG GCCAGCGCTCAGAACATGAAGGCAGGAGGCACGGTCCTCCCTCGCACAAACCCCCCCACACAGAAGCCCCCCAGCCCGCCCATGTCGGGGAAAGGGACCCTCGG CAGTGGGAGCAGTGGAGGCAGCCATCCCAGCAGCAGCCGCAGCAGCAGCCGGGAGAACAGTGGCAGCGGCAGCGTGGTCCTACCCATCGCCGTGCCAACCCCCGCCCCACCCAACGCATTCCCAG GTGCTCCTCAGTTCTACAGCATGAACCGCCCAGCACAGCCCCCCATGCCGAACTCTCAGGTGGGGGGCTCTCTGCCGTTCCGCCGCCCCTCCTCCGTCACCGGGCAGCCCAACATGTCCCAGAGCCAGCTCAACGGGGGGCCGCACTTCGCCCAGACCCCAG GCCCGCTCGCACCCCCTCCCCCTTCCATGCAGATCACCCCCCAGCTGCCTCTGATGGGCTTTGTGGCCCGAGTACAGGAGACCA TCTCAGACGCGCCGCCTCCACCTCCCCCCGCCGAGGATCTGGTGTTCGAGGAACCcaccccccctcctccaccgCCGGAAGAGTACGAAGacgacgaggaggaggaggaggaggaggaggaggaggatgaagagtcAGCGGTGGTGGAGTACAGCGACCCGTACGCTGAGGAGGACCCCCCATGGGCCCCCCGCACCTACGACGAGAAAG TGGTGGCCATCTACGACTACGCCCGGGACAAAGAGGACGAGCTGTCGTTCCAGGAGGGCTCCATCATCTACGTGATCAAGAAGAACGATGACGGCTGGTACGAGGGCGTGATGAACGGCACCACGGGCCTCTTCCCCGGAAACTACGTGGAGTCCATCATGCACTACGCCGACTGA
- the LOC117457616 gene encoding abl interactor 2-like isoform X20, which produces MAELQMLLEEEIPAGRSALLDSFTNLERVAEYCESNYVQSPDKERALEETKNYTTQSLASVAYLINTLANNVLQMLDIQASQLRRMESSINHISQTVDIHKEKVARREIGILTTNKNTSRTHKIIAPANPERPVRYIRKPIDYSFLDDMGHGVKWLQRFKASAQNMKAGGTVLPRTNPPTQKPPSPPMSGKGTLGSGSSGGSHPSSSRSSSRENSGSGSVVLPIAVPTPAPPNAFPAPIQSNPVKPPPNTATTPGAPTSALDGPPQAPNPPVDTPPVPPPPPQLPLSVGPPNTGPNTFGNPAAGAPQFYSMNRPAQPPMPNSQVGGSLPFRRPSSVTGQPNMSQSQLNGGPHFAQTPVSDAPPPPPPAEDLVFEEPTPPPPPPEEYEDDEEEEEEEEEEDEESAVVEYSDPYAEEDPPWAPRTYDEKVVAIYDYARDKEDELSFQEGSIIYVIKKNDDGWYEGVMNGTTGLFPGNYVESIMHYAD; this is translated from the exons TCTCCAGACAAGGAGAGGGCGCTGGAGGAGACCAAGAACTACACCACCCAGTCCCTGGCCAGCGTGGCCTACCTGATCAACACGCTGGCCAACAATGTGCTGCAGATGCTGGACATCCAGGCCTCGCAGCTCCGACGCATGGAGTCCTCCATCAACCACATCTCACAG ACGGTGGACATCCACAAAGAGAAGGTGGCCCGGCGGGAGATCGGCATCCTCACCACCAACAAGAACACGTCCCGCACCCACAAGATCATCGCCCCCGCCAACCCCGAGAGGCCCGTACGCTACATACGCAAGCCCATCGACTACAGCTTCCTGGACGACATGGGCCATGGAGTCAAG TGGTTGCAAAGGTTTAAG GCCAGCGCTCAGAACATGAAGGCAGGAGGCACGGTCCTCCCTCGCACAAACCCCCCCACACAGAAGCCCCCCAGCCCGCCCATGTCGGGGAAAGGGACCCTCGG CAGTGGGAGCAGTGGAGGCAGCCATCCCAGCAGCAGCCGCAGCAGCAGCCGGGAGAACAGTGGCAGCGGCAGCGTGGTCCTACCCATCGCCGTGCCAACCCCCGCCCCACCCAACGCATTCCCAG CCCCCATCCAATCTAACCCGGTCAAACCTCCCCCCAACACTGCCACCACCCCCGGAGCCCCCACTTCCGCCCTAGACGGCCCCCCACAAGCCCCTAACCCACCTGTAGACACCCCGCCTGTCCCCCCGCCCCCTCCCCAGCTCCCTCTCTCTGTGGGGCCCCCCAACACGGGCCCTAATACTTTCGGCAACCCTGCAGCAG GTGCTCCTCAGTTCTACAGCATGAACCGCCCAGCACAGCCCCCCATGCCGAACTCTCAGGTGGGGGGCTCTCTGCCGTTCCGCCGCCCCTCCTCCGTCACCGGGCAGCCCAACATGTCCCAGAGCCAGCTCAACGGGGGGCCGCACTTCGCCCAGACCCCAG TCTCAGACGCGCCGCCTCCACCTCCCCCCGCCGAGGATCTGGTGTTCGAGGAACCcaccccccctcctccaccgCCGGAAGAGTACGAAGacgacgaggaggaggaggaggaggaggaggaggaggatgaagagtcAGCGGTGGTGGAGTACAGCGACCCGTACGCTGAGGAGGACCCCCCATGGGCCCCCCGCACCTACGACGAGAAAG TGGTGGCCATCTACGACTACGCCCGGGACAAAGAGGACGAGCTGTCGTTCCAGGAGGGCTCCATCATCTACGTGATCAAGAAGAACGATGACGGCTGGTACGAGGGCGTGATGAACGGCACCACGGGCCTCTTCCCCGGAAACTACGTGGAGTCCATCATGCACTACGCCGACTGA
- the LOC117457616 gene encoding abl interactor 2-like isoform X15: MAELQMLLEEEIPAGRSALLDSFTNLERVAEYCESNYVQSPDKERALEETKNYTTQSLASVAYLINTLANNVLQMLDIQASQLRRMESSINHISQTVDIHKEKVARREIGILTTNKNTSRTHKIIAPANPERPVRYIRKPIDYSFLDDMGHGVKASAQNMKAGGTVLPRTNPPTQKPPSPPMSGKGTLGRHSPYRTLEPVRPPVVPNDYVSSPTRNMAPPLQSPARTASVNQRNRTYSSGSSGGSHPSSSRSSSRENSGSGSVVLPIAVPTPAPPNAFPGAPQFYSMNRPAQPPMPNSQVGGSLPFRRPSSVTGQPNMSQSQLNGGPHFAQTPVSDAPPPPPPAEDLVFEEPTPPPPPPEEYEDDEEEEEEEEEEDEESAVVEYSDPYAEEDPPWAPRTYDEKVVAIYDYARDKEDELSFQEGSIIYVIKKNDDGWYEGVMNGTTGLFPGNYVESIMHYAD; encoded by the exons TCTCCAGACAAGGAGAGGGCGCTGGAGGAGACCAAGAACTACACCACCCAGTCCCTGGCCAGCGTGGCCTACCTGATCAACACGCTGGCCAACAATGTGCTGCAGATGCTGGACATCCAGGCCTCGCAGCTCCGACGCATGGAGTCCTCCATCAACCACATCTCACAG ACGGTGGACATCCACAAAGAGAAGGTGGCCCGGCGGGAGATCGGCATCCTCACCACCAACAAGAACACGTCCCGCACCCACAAGATCATCGCCCCCGCCAACCCCGAGAGGCCCGTACGCTACATACGCAAGCCCATCGACTACAGCTTCCTGGACGACATGGGCCATGGAGTCAAG GCCAGCGCTCAGAACATGAAGGCAGGAGGCACGGTCCTCCCTCGCACAAACCCCCCCACACAGAAGCCCCCCAGCCCGCCCATGTCGGGGAAAGGGACCCTCGG GCGCCACTCCCCCTATAGGACGCTCGAGCCGGTGCGTCCGCCCGTTGTCCCTAACGACTACGTCTCAAGCCCGACGCGCAACATGGCGCCCCCCCTGCAGAGCCCTGCACGCACTGCATCTGTTAATCAGAGGAACCGCACGTACAG CAGTGGGAGCAGTGGAGGCAGCCATCCCAGCAGCAGCCGCAGCAGCAGCCGGGAGAACAGTGGCAGCGGCAGCGTGGTCCTACCCATCGCCGTGCCAACCCCCGCCCCACCCAACGCATTCCCAG GTGCTCCTCAGTTCTACAGCATGAACCGCCCAGCACAGCCCCCCATGCCGAACTCTCAGGTGGGGGGCTCTCTGCCGTTCCGCCGCCCCTCCTCCGTCACCGGGCAGCCCAACATGTCCCAGAGCCAGCTCAACGGGGGGCCGCACTTCGCCCAGACCCCAG TCTCAGACGCGCCGCCTCCACCTCCCCCCGCCGAGGATCTGGTGTTCGAGGAACCcaccccccctcctccaccgCCGGAAGAGTACGAAGacgacgaggaggaggaggaggaggaggaggaggaggatgaagagtcAGCGGTGGTGGAGTACAGCGACCCGTACGCTGAGGAGGACCCCCCATGGGCCCCCCGCACCTACGACGAGAAAG TGGTGGCCATCTACGACTACGCCCGGGACAAAGAGGACGAGCTGTCGTTCCAGGAGGGCTCCATCATCTACGTGATCAAGAAGAACGATGACGGCTGGTACGAGGGCGTGATGAACGGCACCACGGGCCTCTTCCCCGGAAACTACGTGGAGTCCATCATGCACTACGCCGACTGA
- the LOC117457616 gene encoding abl interactor 2-like isoform X16 produces the protein MAELQMLLEEEIPAGRSALLDSFTNLERVAEYCESNYVQSPDKERALEETKNYTTQSLASVAYLINTLANNVLQMLDIQASQLRRMESSINHISQTVDIHKEKVARREIGILTTNKNTSRTHKIIAPANPERPVRYIRKPIDYSFLDDMGHGVKASAQNMKAGGTVLPRTNPPTQKPPSPPMSGKGTLGSGSSGGSHPSSSRSSSRENSGSGSVVLPIAVPTPAPPNAFPGAPQFYSMNRPAQPPMPNSQVGGSLPFRRPSSVTGQPNMSQSQLNGGPHFAQTPGTADMCEQEETGPLAPPPPSMQITPQLPLMGFVARVQETISDAPPPPPPAEDLVFEEPTPPPPPPEEYEDDEEEEEEEEEEDEESAVVEYSDPYAEEDPPWAPRTYDEKVVAIYDYARDKEDELSFQEGSIIYVIKKNDDGWYEGVMNGTTGLFPGNYVESIMHYAD, from the exons TCTCCAGACAAGGAGAGGGCGCTGGAGGAGACCAAGAACTACACCACCCAGTCCCTGGCCAGCGTGGCCTACCTGATCAACACGCTGGCCAACAATGTGCTGCAGATGCTGGACATCCAGGCCTCGCAGCTCCGACGCATGGAGTCCTCCATCAACCACATCTCACAG ACGGTGGACATCCACAAAGAGAAGGTGGCCCGGCGGGAGATCGGCATCCTCACCACCAACAAGAACACGTCCCGCACCCACAAGATCATCGCCCCCGCCAACCCCGAGAGGCCCGTACGCTACATACGCAAGCCCATCGACTACAGCTTCCTGGACGACATGGGCCATGGAGTCAAG GCCAGCGCTCAGAACATGAAGGCAGGAGGCACGGTCCTCCCTCGCACAAACCCCCCCACACAGAAGCCCCCCAGCCCGCCCATGTCGGGGAAAGGGACCCTCGG CAGTGGGAGCAGTGGAGGCAGCCATCCCAGCAGCAGCCGCAGCAGCAGCCGGGAGAACAGTGGCAGCGGCAGCGTGGTCCTACCCATCGCCGTGCCAACCCCCGCCCCACCCAACGCATTCCCAG GTGCTCCTCAGTTCTACAGCATGAACCGCCCAGCACAGCCCCCCATGCCGAACTCTCAGGTGGGGGGCTCTCTGCCGTTCCGCCGCCCCTCCTCCGTCACCGGGCAGCCCAACATGTCCCAGAGCCAGCTCAACGGGGGGCCGCACTTCGCCCAGACCCCAGGTACCGCTGACATGTGTGAGCAAGAAGAGACGG GCCCGCTCGCACCCCCTCCCCCTTCCATGCAGATCACCCCCCAGCTGCCTCTGATGGGCTTTGTGGCCCGAGTACAGGAGACCA TCTCAGACGCGCCGCCTCCACCTCCCCCCGCCGAGGATCTGGTGTTCGAGGAACCcaccccccctcctccaccgCCGGAAGAGTACGAAGacgacgaggaggaggaggaggaggaggaggaggaggatgaagagtcAGCGGTGGTGGAGTACAGCGACCCGTACGCTGAGGAGGACCCCCCATGGGCCCCCCGCACCTACGACGAGAAAG TGGTGGCCATCTACGACTACGCCCGGGACAAAGAGGACGAGCTGTCGTTCCAGGAGGGCTCCATCATCTACGTGATCAAGAAGAACGATGACGGCTGGTACGAGGGCGTGATGAACGGCACCACGGGCCTCTTCCCCGGAAACTACGTGGAGTCCATCATGCACTACGCCGACTGA
- the LOC117457616 gene encoding abl interactor 2-like isoform X13 has protein sequence MAELQMLLEEEIPAGRSALLDSFTNLERVAEYCESNYVQSPDKERALEETKNYTTQSLASVAYLINTLANNVLQMLDIQASQLRRMESSINHISQTVDIHKEKVARREIGILTTNKNTSRTHKIIAPANPERPVRYIRKPIDYSFLDDMGHGVKASAQNMKAGGTVLPRTNPPTQKPPSPPMSGKGTLGRHSPYRTLEPVRPPVVPNDYVSSPTRNMAPPLQSPARTASVNQRNRTYSSGSSGGSHPSSSRSSSRENSGSGSVVLPIAVPTPAPPNAFPGAPQFYSMNRPAQPPMPNSQVGGSLPFRRPSSVTGQPNMSQSQLNGGPHFAQTPGPLAPPPPSMQITPQLPLMGFVARVQETISDAPPPPPPAEDLVFEEPTPPPPPPEEYEDDEEEEEEEEEEDEESAVVEYSDPYAEEDPPWAPRTYDEKVVAIYDYARDKEDELSFQEGSIIYVIKKNDDGWYEGVMNGTTGLFPGNYVESIMHYAD, from the exons TCTCCAGACAAGGAGAGGGCGCTGGAGGAGACCAAGAACTACACCACCCAGTCCCTGGCCAGCGTGGCCTACCTGATCAACACGCTGGCCAACAATGTGCTGCAGATGCTGGACATCCAGGCCTCGCAGCTCCGACGCATGGAGTCCTCCATCAACCACATCTCACAG ACGGTGGACATCCACAAAGAGAAGGTGGCCCGGCGGGAGATCGGCATCCTCACCACCAACAAGAACACGTCCCGCACCCACAAGATCATCGCCCCCGCCAACCCCGAGAGGCCCGTACGCTACATACGCAAGCCCATCGACTACAGCTTCCTGGACGACATGGGCCATGGAGTCAAG GCCAGCGCTCAGAACATGAAGGCAGGAGGCACGGTCCTCCCTCGCACAAACCCCCCCACACAGAAGCCCCCCAGCCCGCCCATGTCGGGGAAAGGGACCCTCGG GCGCCACTCCCCCTATAGGACGCTCGAGCCGGTGCGTCCGCCCGTTGTCCCTAACGACTACGTCTCAAGCCCGACGCGCAACATGGCGCCCCCCCTGCAGAGCCCTGCACGCACTGCATCTGTTAATCAGAGGAACCGCACGTACAG CAGTGGGAGCAGTGGAGGCAGCCATCCCAGCAGCAGCCGCAGCAGCAGCCGGGAGAACAGTGGCAGCGGCAGCGTGGTCCTACCCATCGCCGTGCCAACCCCCGCCCCACCCAACGCATTCCCAG GTGCTCCTCAGTTCTACAGCATGAACCGCCCAGCACAGCCCCCCATGCCGAACTCTCAGGTGGGGGGCTCTCTGCCGTTCCGCCGCCCCTCCTCCGTCACCGGGCAGCCCAACATGTCCCAGAGCCAGCTCAACGGGGGGCCGCACTTCGCCCAGACCCCAG GCCCGCTCGCACCCCCTCCCCCTTCCATGCAGATCACCCCCCAGCTGCCTCTGATGGGCTTTGTGGCCCGAGTACAGGAGACCA TCTCAGACGCGCCGCCTCCACCTCCCCCCGCCGAGGATCTGGTGTTCGAGGAACCcaccccccctcctccaccgCCGGAAGAGTACGAAGacgacgaggaggaggaggaggaggaggaggaggaggatgaagagtcAGCGGTGGTGGAGTACAGCGACCCGTACGCTGAGGAGGACCCCCCATGGGCCCCCCGCACCTACGACGAGAAAG TGGTGGCCATCTACGACTACGCCCGGGACAAAGAGGACGAGCTGTCGTTCCAGGAGGGCTCCATCATCTACGTGATCAAGAAGAACGATGACGGCTGGTACGAGGGCGTGATGAACGGCACCACGGGCCTCTTCCCCGGAAACTACGTGGAGTCCATCATGCACTACGCCGACTGA
- the LOC117457616 gene encoding abl interactor 2-like isoform X17, which translates to MAELQMLLEEEIPAGRSALLDSFTNLERVAEYCESNYVQSPDKERALEETKNYTTQSLASVAYLINTLANNVLQMLDIQASQLRRMESSINHISQTVDIHKEKVARREIGILTTNKNTSRTHKIIAPANPERPVRYIRKPIDYSFLDDMGHGVKWLQRFKASAQNMKAGGTVLPRTNPPTQKPPSPPMSGKGTLGSGSSGGSHPSSSRSSSRENSGSGSVVLPIAVPTPAPPNAFPGAPQFYSMNRPAQPPMPNSQVGGSLPFRRPSSVTGQPNMSQSQLNGGPHFAQTPGPLAPPPPSMQITPQLPLMGFVARVQETISDAPPPPPPAEDLVFEEPTPPPPPPEEYEDDEEEEEEEEEEDEESAVVEYSDPYAEEDPPWAPRTYDEKVVAIYDYARDKEDELSFQEGSIIYVIKKNDDGWYEGVMNGTTGLFPGNYVESIMHYAD; encoded by the exons TCTCCAGACAAGGAGAGGGCGCTGGAGGAGACCAAGAACTACACCACCCAGTCCCTGGCCAGCGTGGCCTACCTGATCAACACGCTGGCCAACAATGTGCTGCAGATGCTGGACATCCAGGCCTCGCAGCTCCGACGCATGGAGTCCTCCATCAACCACATCTCACAG ACGGTGGACATCCACAAAGAGAAGGTGGCCCGGCGGGAGATCGGCATCCTCACCACCAACAAGAACACGTCCCGCACCCACAAGATCATCGCCCCCGCCAACCCCGAGAGGCCCGTACGCTACATACGCAAGCCCATCGACTACAGCTTCCTGGACGACATGGGCCATGGAGTCAAG TGGTTGCAAAGGTTTAAG GCCAGCGCTCAGAACATGAAGGCAGGAGGCACGGTCCTCCCTCGCACAAACCCCCCCACACAGAAGCCCCCCAGCCCGCCCATGTCGGGGAAAGGGACCCTCGG CAGTGGGAGCAGTGGAGGCAGCCATCCCAGCAGCAGCCGCAGCAGCAGCCGGGAGAACAGTGGCAGCGGCAGCGTGGTCCTACCCATCGCCGTGCCAACCCCCGCCCCACCCAACGCATTCCCAG GTGCTCCTCAGTTCTACAGCATGAACCGCCCAGCACAGCCCCCCATGCCGAACTCTCAGGTGGGGGGCTCTCTGCCGTTCCGCCGCCCCTCCTCCGTCACCGGGCAGCCCAACATGTCCCAGAGCCAGCTCAACGGGGGGCCGCACTTCGCCCAGACCCCAG GCCCGCTCGCACCCCCTCCCCCTTCCATGCAGATCACCCCCCAGCTGCCTCTGATGGGCTTTGTGGCCCGAGTACAGGAGACCA TCTCAGACGCGCCGCCTCCACCTCCCCCCGCCGAGGATCTGGTGTTCGAGGAACCcaccccccctcctccaccgCCGGAAGAGTACGAAGacgacgaggaggaggaggaggaggaggaggaggaggatgaagagtcAGCGGTGGTGGAGTACAGCGACCCGTACGCTGAGGAGGACCCCCCATGGGCCCCCCGCACCTACGACGAGAAAG TGGTGGCCATCTACGACTACGCCCGGGACAAAGAGGACGAGCTGTCGTTCCAGGAGGGCTCCATCATCTACGTGATCAAGAAGAACGATGACGGCTGGTACGAGGGCGTGATGAACGGCACCACGGGCCTCTTCCCCGGAAACTACGTGGAGTCCATCATGCACTACGCCGACTGA